One Chitinophagales bacterium DNA window includes the following coding sequences:
- a CDS encoding GNAT family N-acetyltransferase, which produces MKDVMALIRELAEFEKAPEAVDIDVSQLEQDGFGPEAIFKVLLAKVENRVVGMALYYPAYSTWKGRMVYLEDLYVKASYRNNGIATQLMNALISKSKKWGAKRVKWQVLDWNETAIQFYKKFNVQFDSEWVNCDLYEEEIQKF; this is translated from the coding sequence ATGAAAGATGTAATGGCTTTGATCCGGGAATTGGCCGAGTTTGAAAAAGCTCCGGAAGCAGTTGATATTGATGTGTCGCAATTAGAGCAAGACGGATTTGGCCCGGAAGCAATTTTTAAGGTATTGCTTGCAAAAGTTGAAAACCGGGTTGTTGGTATGGCACTGTATTATCCCGCCTACTCCACCTGGAAAGGCAGAATGGTCTATCTTGAAGATCTTTATGTAAAAGCATCCTATCGCAATAATGGCATTGCCACGCAATTAATGAATGCGCTGATTTCCAAATCAAAAAAATGGGGTGCCAAACGCGTCAAATGGCAGGTGCTGGACTGGAACGAAACGGCCATTCAGTTTTACAAAAAATTCAATGTGCAATTTGATTCCGAATGGGTCAATTGCGATTTATACGAAGAAGAAATCCAAAAATTTTAA